In one window of Meiothermus sp. DNA:
- a CDS encoding FAD-dependent oxidoreductase — protein sequence MSKVTRRKVLKAGAVAGAAAASSAFAQEFFSKPSSVLGPARGNRVVIIGGGWGGISTARHLRRKNPNIEVVLIEKNPAFMSCPMSNLYLGGVKDLDFIVFDYANVAKAGVTIVNERAIEVNRAGRYVRTTSGIIFYNYLVVSPGIDYMYEAIQGYNEVKQFMPVGFKPWEHIALKRQIDNFEGGDLVLAIPKPPYRCPPGPYERAAMLAYYLKTNQIKGKVIVLDANPGPISKGPGFTAAYNDLYKDYIQYIPQAEVTAIDYAKKEVKTPLGEFKFNLANIIPPMKAGDIVRTAGLGDRWANVRLPTFLSDRDDRVYIIGDVIGNVPYPKSGQVAYNDGKIIADHIAQRIAGKQVAEIPNPLPDNICYSFVSSEESIWVSHKHNWDEAARQVRQQSTVDNNRSKPNGALAFEWARGLWGDMFGPGA from the coding sequence ATGAGCAAGGTAACGCGTCGGAAGGTTCTCAAGGCAGGTGCGGTAGCGGGAGCTGCTGCAGCCAGTAGCGCTTTTGCCCAGGAGTTCTTCAGCAAGCCCAGCAGCGTGTTGGGGCCAGCCCGGGGCAACCGGGTGGTGATTATCGGCGGGGGCTGGGGGGGGATCAGCACGGCCCGCCACCTGCGCCGCAAAAACCCCAACATCGAGGTGGTGTTGATCGAGAAGAACCCCGCCTTCATGTCGTGCCCCATGAGCAACCTGTACCTGGGGGGGGTCAAAGACCTCGATTTCATCGTCTTTGATTACGCCAACGTGGCCAAGGCCGGGGTCACCATCGTCAACGAACGGGCCATCGAGGTTAATCGGGCCGGCCGCTACGTGCGCACCACCAGCGGCATCATCTTCTACAACTACCTGGTGGTCTCGCCGGGCATCGACTACATGTATGAGGCCATCCAGGGTTACAACGAAGTCAAGCAGTTCATGCCAGTGGGCTTCAAACCCTGGGAGCACATCGCCCTCAAGCGTCAGATCGACAACTTTGAAGGGGGCGACCTGGTGCTGGCCATTCCCAAGCCCCCCTACCGCTGCCCCCCTGGCCCCTACGAGCGGGCGGCCATGCTGGCGTACTACCTTAAAACCAACCAGATCAAGGGCAAGGTGATCGTGCTGGACGCCAACCCTGGCCCCATCTCCAAGGGCCCAGGCTTCACCGCGGCCTACAACGACCTCTACAAAGACTACATCCAGTACATCCCCCAGGCCGAGGTCACGGCCATTGACTACGCCAAGAAGGAGGTCAAAACCCCGCTGGGTGAGTTCAAGTTCAACCTGGCCAACATCATCCCGCCCATGAAGGCTGGGGACATTGTTCGCACGGCCGGGCTGGGCGACCGCTGGGCCAACGTGCGGCTGCCTACCTTCCTCTCTGACCGAGACGACCGGGTCTACATTATTGGCGACGTAATCGGCAACGTGCCCTACCCCAAGAGCGGGCAGGTGGCCTACAACGACGGCAAGATCATTGCCGACCACATCGCCCAGCGCATTGCGGGCAAGCAGGTAGCCGAGATTCCCAACCCACTTCCCGACAACATCTGCTATAGCTTTGTGAGCAGCGAGGAGTCCATCTGGGTCTCGCATAAGCACAACTGGGACGAAGCTGCCCGCCAGGTTCGGCAACAATCCACCGTAGACAACAACCGCTCCAAGCCCAATGGGGCCCTCGCTTTTGAATGGGCCAGGGGCCTGTGGGGCGACATGTTTGGCCCAGGCGCCTGA
- a CDS encoding DUF302 domain-containing protein, with product MKVKWLLLFGFILSLSALAQSLETTLRGVSVADTQARVEAAVSAQGLKVARTLNLGGQVKNFKADFPDYLLLVLEPEAGALAAVQENVMTAIILPPTIYVHAARPGVVTVGTFDPDLMFAMLGVKNTKSRLLGAKLKAVIASLGLPRKVAPAMMPDPSSGMMPALMYMVEGGNVDELTLLIESELGNNGLNVLPSVKMGNVVGIQPCKSEWAYHMFMTQPAGGFAAPCRFFVAPMPGGALVGAIEPMLMGIMPGVAQNQTTMGMLQEARRVMSQILEGVGGQPYRPQQ from the coding sequence ATGAAGGTCAAGTGGTTATTGCTATTCGGTTTTATCCTGTCCCTGTCAGCGCTGGCACAATCACTGGAAACCACCCTGCGTGGGGTAAGCGTAGCCGATACCCAGGCCCGTGTCGAGGCGGCTGTGAGTGCCCAGGGGCTCAAGGTCGCCCGTACCCTGAACCTGGGCGGCCAGGTCAAAAACTTCAAGGCCGACTTCCCAGATTACCTGCTGTTGGTTCTGGAGCCCGAAGCCGGGGCACTGGCTGCCGTGCAGGAAAACGTCATGACCGCCATCATCCTGCCGCCTACCATCTACGTGCACGCGGCCAGGCCCGGTGTGGTAACGGTGGGTACCTTCGACCCCGACCTGATGTTTGCCATGCTGGGGGTCAAAAATACCAAAAGCCGTCTGCTGGGGGCCAAGCTCAAAGCGGTTATCGCCAGCCTGGGCTTGCCCCGCAAAGTGGCACCGGCCATGATGCCTGATCCCAGTTCGGGCATGATGCCGGCCCTCATGTACATGGTGGAGGGCGGCAACGTGGACGAACTCACCCTACTCATCGAGAGCGAGCTCGGCAACAATGGCCTCAACGTGTTGCCCTCGGTCAAGATGGGCAACGTGGTGGGCATCCAGCCCTGCAAAAGCGAGTGGGCCTACCACATGTTCATGACCCAGCCCGCCGGCGGCTTTGCCGCGCCTTGCCGTTTCTTCGTGGCGCCCATGCCCGGCGGAGCCCTGGTGGGGGCCATTGAACCCATGCTGATGGGCATCATGCCCGGGGTGGCCCAAAACCAGACCACGATGGGGATGCTCCAGGAGGCCCGGCGGGTTATGAGCCAGATTCTGGAGGGGGTGGGTGGCCAACCCTATCGCCCCCAGCAATAA
- a CDS encoding rhodanese-like domain-containing protein: MRRGWILLVLLGSLGLAQEMAPSSLQDMGNFIKKINPASYLLYAAEAKDFVEVFEPFILDVRTTEERSRGFLPNSVHIHISQLPDRLSELPKEKDKPILVYCGSGHVSAVAAAYLRALGYKEVKNLNGGFRSWLEQNLPVQKP; the protein is encoded by the coding sequence ATGCGTAGAGGTTGGATACTGCTGGTGCTTCTGGGAAGCCTGGGCCTTGCCCAGGAGATGGCCCCTTCCTCGCTGCAGGACATGGGCAATTTCATCAAGAAGATTAACCCCGCCAGCTACCTGCTCTACGCCGCCGAGGCCAAAGATTTTGTGGAGGTCTTTGAGCCTTTTATCCTGGATGTTCGCACCACCGAGGAACGCTCGAGGGGCTTCTTACCCAACTCAGTGCACATCCACATCAGTCAGCTCCCCGACCGTCTGAGCGAACTGCCCAAAGAAAAGGACAAGCCCATCCTGGTCTACTGCGGCAGCGGGCACGTGAGCGCGGTAGCCGCCGCCTATCTGCGGGCATTGGGTTACAAAGAGGTAAAGAACCTCAACGGTGGCTTTCGTAGCTGGCTCGAGCAGAATCTGCCTGTCCAAAAGCCATAG
- the soxA gene encoding sulfur oxidation c-type cytochrome SoxA produces MRNRSLWIGFLLALGLGLSIALTQQQEVDPYKEAERQRELFRQTAGILPGELYAAQGEELFAQKRGPKNASLEACDFGLGPGKLEGALTQLPRYFADTRRVEDLETRIVSCMVNLQGFRPQDIKREDVKALTAFVASKSTEMPINVVPKTSQEIAMYNLGRELWYHRAGDRDMNCAICHDSYAGGKVRLSPVRSPRQGLSNEWPAYRFEADKLYTLQDRIAFCYESVGIHPPDHYSEPMIALSTYMLAEATKGKNKFTELPGFTR; encoded by the coding sequence ATGCGCAACCGCAGCCTGTGGATTGGATTTTTGTTGGCGCTGGGGTTGGGCTTGAGCATCGCCCTCACCCAGCAGCAAGAGGTAGACCCCTACAAGGAAGCCGAACGGCAGCGGGAGCTGTTCCGTCAGACCGCCGGTATTCTACCGGGCGAACTGTATGCCGCCCAGGGCGAGGAGCTGTTCGCTCAGAAGCGAGGCCCCAAGAACGCGAGCCTCGAGGCCTGCGACTTTGGCCTGGGGCCGGGGAAGCTCGAGGGCGCCCTGACCCAACTGCCCCGCTACTTTGCCGACACCCGGCGGGTAGAAGACCTCGAGACCCGCATCGTGAGCTGCATGGTGAATCTTCAGGGCTTCCGCCCGCAAGACATCAAGCGCGAAGACGTGAAGGCCCTCACCGCTTTCGTGGCCTCCAAGTCCACCGAGATGCCCATCAACGTGGTGCCCAAAACTTCGCAGGAGATCGCCATGTACAACCTGGGCCGGGAGCTCTGGTACCACCGGGCCGGCGACCGCGACATGAACTGTGCCATCTGCCACGACAGCTACGCCGGCGGTAAAGTGCGGCTCTCCCCGGTGCGCAGCCCGCGCCAGGGCCTCTCCAACGAGTGGCCGGCCTACCGCTTCGAGGCCGATAAACTTTATACCCTGCAAGACCGGATTGCCTTCTGCTACGAGTCGGTGGGCATTCACCCACCCGACCATTACTCCGAGCCCATGATTGCCCTTTCCACCTACATGCTGGCCGAGGCCACCAAGGGCAAAAACAAGTTCACCGAGCTGCCGGGCTTTACCCGTTAG
- the soxX gene encoding sulfur oxidation c-type cytochrome SoxX: MLLVGLTLSQQGPFQQRVQQAINSGGSKFAETMKQDRDQALCSQYRDKLPPEEVGAFLERQRALIKYPADGKLMGDWKQGEALFTNPRKGNCYACHTGDPKEAGAGRMGPGLVGYGQRGTSEAVVKYTYDKIYNAWATMPCSLMYRAGHHGILTPEETAHVTAFLLDPASPVNAKR, translated from the coding sequence ATGCTGCTCGTGGGGCTCACCCTGTCTCAGCAGGGGCCCTTCCAGCAGCGCGTTCAGCAGGCCATCAACAGCGGCGGTAGCAAGTTTGCCGAAACCATGAAGCAAGACCGTGACCAGGCGCTGTGTTCGCAGTACCGTGACAAACTGCCCCCGGAGGAAGTGGGGGCCTTCCTCGAGCGCCAGCGGGCCCTCATCAAATACCCCGCCGACGGCAAACTGATGGGCGACTGGAAGCAGGGTGAGGCCCTGTTCACCAACCCCCGCAAGGGCAACTGCTATGCCTGCCACACGGGCGACCCCAAAGAGGCCGGGGCCGGGCGCATGGGGCCAGGACTGGTGGGCTATGGGCAGCGCGGCACCAGCGAAGCGGTGGTCAAGTACACCTACGACAAGATTTACAACGCCTGGGCTACCATGCCCTGCTCGCTGATGTACCGGGCCGGCCACCACGGCATCCTGACCCCGGAAGAAACCGCCCACGTAACCGCGTTCCTGCTCGACCCGGCCTCGCCGGTGAACGCCAAGAGGTGA
- the soxB gene encoding thiosulfohydrolase SoxB, with amino-acid sequence MTRRELVQLLLALGMTSPKAFAQAMERPEQLYDLPPFGNVTLLFNTDTHGQLRPHYFMEPPNLLAAKALEGKPGYLTGEAFLRYYGLRRGSLEAYAFSSVDFAALAQRFGPMGGGAYIGALIKQQKAQAGEKRTLVLDGGDTWTNSGISLRTKGQVMVDWMNRVGFDHMVFHWEYTLGRERVEELVKALKAQIISFNIVDDLFGDPVYPPYVIHEIGGYSLGIIGSTFPYVKVSHPEEFSEGLSFGVRENELQKYVDELRSKGVDAVVLLSHNGVPLDLALAGRIKGLDLILTGHTHDFTPAPIRVGNTWLVAGGSAGKAVIRIDLQMRKGGIADLRAKTLPVATQLIKPDPELEAFIRDAYAPHLDYLDQVLGTTETLLYKRDSTYSTLDELAGRAVQAAYPEVDVAFSTGTRWGTAILPGQPITMDKILAYTGFTYPEVYVFKLKGDRLQAVLEDVAANTFNPDPFYQQGGDMSRVFGLSYDLAVNAPTGQRIRNVAIRGRRLDPNREYTLASFGGRLQRSGTLVEKYTPRPIYDLIAEYLKQVKTVRIPPRPSMRVLDQRYVLPG; translated from the coding sequence ATGACCCGACGTGAACTGGTACAACTCTTGCTGGCCCTGGGCATGACCTCCCCTAAAGCCTTTGCCCAGGCCATGGAACGCCCCGAGCAGCTTTACGACCTGCCCCCCTTTGGCAACGTCACCCTCCTCTTCAACACCGACACGCACGGCCAGCTGCGGCCCCACTACTTTATGGAACCGCCCAACCTGCTGGCCGCCAAAGCCCTGGAGGGTAAACCCGGCTACCTGACCGGCGAGGCCTTTTTGCGCTACTACGGCCTTCGGCGGGGCAGCCTCGAGGCCTATGCGTTCTCCTCGGTAGACTTCGCGGCGCTGGCCCAGCGCTTTGGGCCCATGGGGGGCGGGGCTTATATCGGTGCCCTTATCAAGCAGCAGAAAGCCCAGGCGGGTGAAAAACGTACCCTGGTGCTGGACGGCGGCGATACCTGGACCAACTCCGGCATCTCCTTGCGCACCAAAGGGCAGGTGATGGTGGACTGGATGAACCGGGTAGGCTTCGACCACATGGTCTTCCACTGGGAGTACACCCTGGGCCGCGAGCGAGTGGAGGAGCTGGTCAAGGCGCTCAAAGCCCAGATTATCAGCTTCAATATTGTCGATGACCTCTTTGGCGACCCCGTTTATCCGCCCTATGTCATCCACGAAATCGGGGGCTACAGCCTGGGCATCATCGGTTCTACCTTCCCCTATGTAAAAGTTTCACATCCAGAGGAGTTTTCCGAGGGGTTATCCTTTGGGGTTCGGGAAAACGAACTGCAGAAATATGTGGACGAGCTGCGCAGCAAGGGCGTAGACGCGGTGGTGCTGCTCTCCCACAACGGCGTACCGCTGGATCTGGCCCTGGCCGGGCGCATCAAGGGCCTTGACCTGATTCTCACCGGCCATACCCACGACTTCACCCCCGCCCCCATCCGGGTAGGCAACACCTGGTTGGTGGCCGGTGGTTCGGCGGGCAAGGCCGTTATCCGCATAGATCTGCAAATGAGGAAAGGTGGCATTGCAGACCTGCGCGCTAAAACCTTGCCGGTAGCCACCCAACTGATCAAACCCGACCCAGAGCTCGAGGCCTTCATCCGCGATGCCTACGCCCCACACCTGGACTACCTGGATCAGGTATTGGGCACTACCGAAACCCTTTTGTATAAGCGCGACTCCACCTACTCCACCCTCGACGAGCTGGCCGGTAGAGCGGTACAGGCCGCCTACCCGGAGGTGGATGTAGCCTTTAGCACCGGCACCCGCTGGGGCACGGCCATCCTGCCGGGCCAACCCATCACCATGGATAAAATTCTGGCCTACACCGGCTTCACCTACCCTGAGGTCTACGTATTCAAGCTCAAGGGCGACCGCTTGCAAGCAGTACTCGAGGACGTGGCGGCCAACACCTTCAACCCCGACCCCTTCTACCAGCAAGGCGGGGACATGAGCCGGGTTTTTGGGCTCTCCTACGACCTGGCGGTCAATGCCCCCACCGGCCAGCGCATACGCAATGTGGCCATTCGGGGCCGCCGCCTCGACCCCAACCGGGAGTACACCCTGGCTTCCTTTGGTGGACGCCTGCAGCGCAGCGGCACCCTGGTGGAAAAATACACCCCCCGCCCCATCTACGACCTGATAGCCGAGTACCTCAAGCAGGTCAAAACTGTCCGCATCCCCCCGCGCCCCAGCATGCGGGTACTGGATCAGCGCTATGTGTTACCAGGATAA
- the soxX gene encoding sulfur oxidation c-type cytochrome SoxX — MRRFYLPTLLLLLLGLASGQTGQSYIDTELQRLIQDGGQNYANTLLRQAPDQALCSIHRNKLPAEVLGPFIEEQRKSIKYPADGKLMGNWKQGEPIFNTLARGNCFSCHVGSPLNIGGNVGPSLEKYGQRGTSEAVQKYTYEVIYNTWAYFPCTVMYRFGHGGLLKPEEIAHVVAYLLDPASDFNTKPALKR, encoded by the coding sequence GTGCGGCGATTCTATCTACCTACCCTGCTTCTCTTGCTTCTGGGCCTAGCCAGTGGTCAAACCGGCCAATCTTACATCGACACCGAACTCCAGCGGCTGATCCAGGATGGGGGTCAGAACTACGCCAACACCCTGCTGCGGCAGGCCCCCGACCAGGCCCTTTGCTCCATCCACCGCAACAAGCTACCGGCCGAGGTGCTCGGCCCCTTCATCGAAGAGCAGCGCAAGAGCATCAAATACCCCGCCGATGGCAAGCTGATGGGCAACTGGAAACAGGGCGAACCCATTTTTAACACCCTGGCTCGAGGTAACTGCTTCTCCTGCCACGTGGGCTCCCCCCTCAACATTGGGGGTAATGTCGGGCCCAGCCTGGAAAAGTATGGTCAGCGGGGCACTTCCGAAGCTGTTCAGAAGTACACCTACGAGGTGATCTACAACACCTGGGCTTATTTCCCCTGCACCGTGATGTACCGCTTCGGTCACGGCGGTCTGCTTAAGCCGGAGGAGATTGCCCACGTGGTGGCCTACCTGCTCGACCCGGCCTCAGACTTCAACACCAAACCGGCGCTGAAGCGCTAA
- the soxA gene encoding sulfur oxidation c-type cytochrome SoxA — MGRFWRLVGAAVLALFSLFVLAQEEDDPVKEAEKQKKQLLEQSGGILPSDLYVEQGEQLFKAKRGPKQVSLEACDFGRGPGKLEGVVGRLPRYFFDTRRVEDLDSRIRTCMIRLQGFQPQEIKRSEVVAIAFYLASLSNEQPVTVRTLMPQEKKLYELGERLFYLRAGPRDMGCATCHVTYVGKRAGVLPYSDILKDKRAVSHWPAFRYSNDQAWTMADRIRACYSNLSMPAPDFYSEPIIALTLFMNVQANGARMDLPGFIR, encoded by the coding sequence ATGGGTCGCTTCTGGCGTTTGGTAGGGGCGGCAGTTCTGGCCCTCTTCAGCCTGTTTGTGTTGGCCCAGGAAGAAGACGATCCGGTCAAGGAGGCCGAAAAGCAAAAGAAGCAACTCCTCGAGCAGAGCGGGGGTATTCTGCCCAGCGACCTGTACGTTGAACAGGGCGAACAACTGTTCAAGGCCAAGCGTGGACCCAAGCAGGTGAGCCTCGAGGCCTGCGATTTTGGCCGGGGGCCGGGGAAACTTGAAGGTGTGGTGGGGCGGCTGCCCCGCTACTTCTTCGACACCCGCCGGGTGGAAGACCTCGACTCGCGCATCCGCACCTGCATGATCCGGCTGCAGGGCTTCCAGCCGCAGGAAATTAAGCGCAGCGAGGTGGTGGCGATTGCCTTTTACCTGGCCTCCCTTTCCAACGAGCAGCCGGTGACGGTGCGAACCCTAATGCCCCAGGAAAAGAAGCTCTACGAGCTAGGGGAGCGGCTTTTCTACCTGCGGGCCGGCCCGCGTGACATGGGCTGCGCGACCTGCCACGTCACCTATGTGGGCAAGCGGGCCGGCGTTCTCCCCTATTCCGACATCCTCAAGGATAAGCGCGCAGTTAGCCACTGGCCGGCCTTCCGTTACTCCAACGACCAGGCCTGGACCATGGCCGACCGCATCCGGGCTTGCTACAGCAACCTGAGCATGCCTGCGCCCGACTTCTACTCCGAACCCATCATCGCCCTGACCCTCTTCATGAACGTGCAGGCCAACGGGGCGCGGATGGATCTGCCCGGTTTCATACGCTAG
- the soxZ gene encoding thiosulfate oxidation carrier complex protein SoxZ, translated as MAINILVRFNPAKPKAGDEVRVQIVVQHPMEPGTRRDASGKQIPADYINEVNVLMDNQVIAQVKPGPGTSANPLFAFKMKATKAGQLKVTCKDLNGQTGEKTADLTLA; from the coding sequence ATGGCGATTAACATTTTGGTTCGTTTCAACCCGGCCAAACCTAAAGCCGGCGACGAGGTTCGCGTACAGATTGTGGTTCAGCACCCCATGGAACCCGGTACCCGCCGGGACGCCAGCGGCAAGCAAATTCCTGCCGATTACATCAACGAGGTCAACGTGCTGATGGACAACCAGGTTATTGCCCAGGTCAAGCCGGGCCCCGGCACCAGCGCCAACCCGCTGTTTGCCTTCAAGATGAAGGCCACCAAGGCGGGCCAGCTCAAGGTCACCTGCAAAGACCTCAACGGCCAAACCGGTGAAAAGACCGCAGACCTGACGCTGGCTTAG
- the soxY gene encoding thiosulfate oxidation carrier protein SoxY yields MDRRTFLKASAGAVAGSMLANQLTSALAQGGLEGEDVANLEKGLQQVLGKGFKDLTPSQQVKLVAPTIAESGANVPVEIEASLPADQVKAIHCFSDKNANPLLFTVVLNGVLPYYATRVRVAETAPVRAVVETKDGKFLMASQSVRVTVGGCG; encoded by the coding sequence GTGGATAGAAGGACATTTTTAAAAGCGTCGGCCGGTGCGGTCGCCGGAAGCATGTTGGCCAACCAACTGACTTCGGCGCTGGCCCAGGGGGGCCTCGAGGGCGAAGACGTCGCCAACCTCGAGAAAGGCTTGCAGCAGGTGTTGGGTAAGGGCTTTAAAGATCTAACCCCTTCGCAGCAGGTTAAGTTGGTTGCCCCTACCATCGCCGAGTCGGGCGCGAACGTACCGGTAGAAATTGAGGCCAGCCTGCCGGCCGATCAGGTCAAGGCCATTCACTGCTTCAGCGATAAGAACGCCAATCCCCTGCTCTTCACCGTCGTGCTGAACGGGGTCTTGCCCTACTACGCAACCCGTGTGCGGGTGGCCGAAACGGCCCCGGTTCGGGCAGTGGTCGAGACCAAAGACGGTAAGTTCCTGATGGCTTCGCAGTCGGTGCGGGTCACGGTAGGCGGTTGCGGTTAA
- a CDS encoding thioredoxin fold domain-containing protein, translating into MRYMLLVLVGSLLMVSAQEVDFDRWYPYGQASQYAQSHGRILMVYFWSHACPYCDQMNTFVLSDEAVSKTLRQRFVVASVDSQSPEGRALSTQMRALGTPSFVFFVPQGGTWKEAGRLFGSRTRAQFLSELRQICAKVGGEGCG; encoded by the coding sequence ATGCGTTACATGCTTTTGGTACTGGTTGGATCTTTACTTATGGTCAGCGCCCAGGAAGTGGACTTTGACCGCTGGTATCCCTATGGCCAGGCCAGCCAGTATGCCCAGTCGCACGGGCGCATTTTAATGGTCTACTTTTGGAGCCATGCCTGCCCGTATTGCGATCAAATGAATACTTTTGTGCTCTCCGACGAGGCTGTCTCTAAAACTCTGCGCCAGCGTTTTGTGGTGGCCAGCGTGGACAGCCAGAGCCCAGAGGGACGCGCCCTCAGCACGCAAATGCGGGCTTTGGGTACCCCTAGTTTTGTCTTCTTCGTACCCCAGGGGGGTACGTGGAAAGAGGCGGGCCGGCTATTCGGTAGCCGCACCCGTGCGCAGTTTCTGAGCGAACTTCGGCAGATCTGTGCGAAAGTAGGAGGTGAAGGTTGTGGATAG
- a CDS encoding TlpA disulfide reductase family protein, with translation MNRWLAILALLAIVLAASPGQMAPDFRLRDASGKAYSLASFKGRPVVITFWASWCPVCRAEFPKLHQLAQEYKVPFVVISREPRDTEQVVRDYMKNYPRFLPLLAQPGGDNPVAVANRYKVLGQPWTFVLDGEGKIVNLYAGKVEVESLKDDLALAGYE, from the coding sequence ATGAACCGTTGGTTGGCAATCTTGGCTTTGCTCGCAATTGTTCTGGCAGCCTCGCCGGGACAGATGGCCCCGGACTTTCGCTTGCGCGATGCGTCGGGGAAGGCATACTCCCTGGCCAGCTTCAAGGGCCGGCCGGTGGTGATTACTTTTTGGGCCAGCTGGTGCCCTGTCTGCCGGGCTGAGTTTCCCAAACTGCACCAGCTTGCCCAGGAATACAAGGTGCCCTTTGTGGTGATCAGCCGCGAGCCGCGCGACACCGAACAGGTGGTGCGGGACTACATGAAAAACTACCCCCGCTTCCTTCCGCTATTGGCCCAGCCTGGGGGGGATAACCCGGTGGCCGTTGCCAACCGCTACAAGGTACTGGGCCAGCCCTGGACTTTTGTTTTGGATGGCGAGGGAAAAATCGTCAACCTGTATGCCGGCAAGGTGGAGGTGGAGTCCCTCAAGGATGACCTGGCCTTGGCCGGGTACGAGTGA
- a CDS encoding CZB domain-containing protein codes for MNLLDWLRSWGRKQPQEAPQLDEGEQHFLGLDVQAVINAHLAWRKRLEDSILGRSNEELDIGVIMQDNQCMLGQWLYGQAARSTLALHPEFATLREAHRSFHLYAARVVQTLRMRGVEAAQAMLEADFDRLSKDIVFNLAALMHKERTLN; via the coding sequence ATGAACCTTTTGGACTGGCTCCGGAGTTGGGGCCGCAAACAACCCCAGGAAGCCCCCCAACTGGATGAAGGCGAGCAGCATTTTCTGGGCCTGGACGTGCAGGCCGTCATCAACGCCCACCTGGCCTGGCGCAAGCGGCTCGAGGACTCGATTCTGGGCCGTTCCAACGAAGAGCTCGATATTGGTGTAATCATGCAGGACAACCAGTGCATGCTGGGCCAGTGGCTCTATGGCCAGGCAGCCCGTAGCACCCTGGCCCTGCACCCCGAGTTTGCCACGTTACGCGAAGCGCACCGCTCGTTTCACCTATATGCGGCCCGGGTGGTACAAACGTTGCGCATGCGCGGGGTGGAGGCGGCTCAGGCCATGCTCGAGGCCGACTTCGACCGGCTATCCAAAGACATCGTGTTTAACCTCGCCGCCCTCATGCACAAAGAGCGTACGCTGAACTAA
- a CDS encoding sulfite exporter TauE/SafE family protein has protein sequence MLLAWMGAILIGLALGMLGSGGSILTVPILVYLVGEPDKLAIAESLAIVGLIALVGALPYALRGLIDWRNVLFFGLPGMAGTYLGAYFSQWVPGVWQLGLFAVVMLLAAYMMFRPPRLEATPKKRSFIKIVLDGLAVGVLTGLVGVGGGFLIVPALVLLGGLPMHLAVGTSLLIVAMKSASGFYKYLHLLPAQGYTVHWDVVLIFAALGIAGSLFGGRVAASIPQLTLRRGFAGFLVVMGVFILWQNLPRVLHG, from the coding sequence ATGCTCCTAGCCTGGATGGGCGCCATTCTGATTGGCCTGGCTCTGGGCATGCTGGGATCGGGGGGTTCCATCCTGACGGTGCCCATCCTGGTCTACCTGGTAGGCGAACCCGACAAGCTGGCCATCGCCGAGTCCCTGGCCATCGTGGGCCTGATTGCCCTGGTAGGGGCCCTGCCCTATGCCCTCAGGGGCCTGATTGACTGGCGCAACGTGCTGTTTTTTGGCCTGCCCGGTATGGCCGGAACCTACCTGGGGGCCTATTTTTCCCAGTGGGTGCCAGGGGTCTGGCAACTGGGGCTGTTTGCGGTGGTGATGCTGCTGGCGGCTTACATGATGTTCCGCCCGCCCCGACTCGAGGCCACCCCCAAGAAGCGCTCTTTTATCAAGATTGTTCTGGATGGCCTGGCCGTGGGGGTACTGACCGGCCTGGTGGGCGTGGGGGGCGGTTTTCTGATAGTGCCCGCCCTGGTCTTGCTGGGCGGTCTCCCCATGCACCTGGCGGTGGGCACCAGCCTGCTGATTGTCGCTATGAAGTCGGCCAGTGGCTTCTACAAGTACTTGCACCTGCTGCCGGCGCAGGGCTACACGGTTCACTGGGACGTTGTGCTGATCTTCGCAGCACTTGGCATTGCGGGTAGCCTGTTTGGAGGACGCGTGGCCGCATCCATCCCCCAGCTAACCCTGCGACGCGGCTTTGCCGGGTTTCTGGTGGTGATGGGGGTCTTTATTCTCTGGCAGAACCTGCCCAGAGTGCTGCACGGGTAG
- a CDS encoding rhodanese-like domain-containing protein translates to MHDVFPNELSLWQKKGALLLDVRSPEEYASGHIPGSLNLPLERLLDDLSPLKSPLVTICATGSRAGLAAEVLEYEGFEVGKLVSGIQGYAAQGYRLERSTSPTPSQRAVEAPFKPEEAPCS, encoded by the coding sequence ATGCACGACGTATTCCCCAACGAGCTTTCTCTCTGGCAAAAGAAAGGCGCCCTGCTGCTGGACGTGCGCTCGCCGGAAGAGTACGCCAGCGGGCACATTCCTGGCTCACTCAACCTGCCTCTGGAGCGCCTTTTGGATGATCTCAGCCCCCTCAAAAGCCCCCTCGTGACCATCTGTGCTACCGGCAGCCGGGCTGGGCTGGCGGCGGAGGTGTTGGAATACGAGGGTTTTGAGGTAGGCAAGCTGGTGAGTGGTATCCAGGGGTATGCAGCCCAGGGATACCGGCTCGAGCGCTCTACTTCCCCTACCCCAAGCCAAAGAGCGGTTGAGGCCCCGTTCAAGCCCGAGGAGGCCCCATGCTCCTAG